Genomic window (Bacillus marinisedimentorum):
CTGCTCTTTTTTCAACATCCAGACATGAGGACCATACACATTCGGAAAGGCTACAACTTCCAGCTCACCTGTTTTATCTGTCAGGGTCAAGAAAGCCATCTGATCTCCTTTTTTCGTTTTGATGGTCCGCACAGCAGTGATATAACCGCCCGTTTTCACATGCCGCCTTTCTTCCCCCTGGAGGATTTGCATTACAGTCAGGGCACCCCGGTCTTCGAGCCGGCTGCGGAACTGTTCAGCAGGGTGTTCAGATAAATAAAAACCAAGTGCTTCTTTTTCAAAAGCAAGCCGCTGGTTTTGAGGCTGGTCCGGAACGTCTACATATTGGGGCTTCGGAATGATGTCTTCCGATAGGAAAAGGGCGATCTGGTCATCTTCCCCGCCGGCAAGCTCGGCATATTCCATGGCAGAATCGAGGCTCGCAAGCAGGACAGCCCTGTCATGGCCAAACTCATCCAAACACCCGGCGTGGATAAGTGACTCGATGACTCTCCTGTTTAAAGATACTCTTACACAAAAGTCGAACAGGTCCTGAAATGGCTTTTGATTCCGTTTTTCAATAATTTCTCTCACTGCTGCAGCCCCGACAGATTTGACGGCAAGCAGGCTGTACCGGACTGATTGATTTTCCACCAGGAAAGGAATCCCGCTCTTATTGATAGAAGGAGGAAGGATTTCAATCCCTTTATGCCGCGCCTCGCCGATATACTGAAAAATTTTACTCTCGTTGCTGACGACACTTGAAAGAAGGGCAGCGATGAAGTAAACCGGATAATTCGCCTTCAGGTATGCGAGCTGGTAGGCGATCACACTGTACGCAACAGCATGGCTGCGGTTGAAACCGTAATCTGCGAACCGGACAATCAATTCGTATATGGCCCCAGCGGCATCTTTTCCATAACCTTTATTCACTGACCCCTGTATGAAATGCTCCCGCTCCCTATTGAGGATATCCCGCTTCTTTTTGCTGACTGCCCTGCGGAGCAAGTCCGCTTCACCGAGTGAAAAACCAGCCATGACAGAAGCGATTTGCATGATCTGTTCCTGGTAAACAATGACACCGTATGTTTTCTCCAAAATCGGTTTCAAATCGAGATGCGGATACGTTATCGTTTCCTTGCCGTGCTTCCGATTGATATATACCGGTATATTTTCCATCGGGCCCGGCCGATATAGGGCGTTAACAGCGACAATGTCTTCAAAGTGCGTTGGTTTCAATCTTTGCAGGACACTTCGCATGCCTGACGATTCCAGCTGGAAGACGCCTGTTGTATCCCCGCGTGAAAGCATGGCAAACGTCTTTCCATCATCAAGCGGCATGGTGTTGAGATTGACGGTTCTTTGCCCGCTCCTTTTGATCTGGCGTAAAATATTATCGATCAGCGTCAGGTTCCTCAACCCCAAAAAATCCATTTTCAATAGGCCTATTTCCTCCAGTACATCCATCGGATACTGGGTCAGCAGGATATCTTCATGACCTTCCTGAAGGGCGGTCACGTCTGTCAGCGGGCGGTCACTTATAACGACACCGGCGGCGTGGGTGGACGTATGGCGCGGCATCCCTTCAATTTTCACTGCAAGCTTATACATCGTTTGCAGCTTCTCTGACTGTTTCAGGCGTTTTTGCAATTCGGGCGAATCCCTATAGGCGCTTTTCAGAGTGGTTCCCGGCCGTCCTGAAATCAACTTTGTAAGGGCGTCAACCTCTTCAATGTCGATATCCATGACCCTGCCGACATCCCGGATTGAAGCACGGGCAGCAAGCGTTCCGAACGTGACAATTTGGGCTACATGTTCACTCCCATACTTCCGATGGACATATGCGATCATCTCATCGCGGCGGTTATCAGGAAAATCGATATCGATATCAGGCATGGAAATACGTTCCGGGTTAAGGAAGCGTTCAAACAGCAAGCCGTGTTCAATCGGATCGACATTCGTGATAAAAAGTGCATATGCAACAAGTGATCCAGCTGCAGACCCGCGGCCCGGCCCGGTCAGTATTCCGCGTTCATGTGCGTATTTCATAAAGTCCCAGACAATAAGGAAATAATCGCTGAACGACATTTTCTCAATTACTGAAAGCTCAAAATCAAGACGCTCCCTGATCTCGGGAGTCAACTCCGCATACCGCGACTTTACCCCTGTTTCACAAAGGCTGCACAAATATTCATGGGGGTCCCGATTATGTGGAACAGGGTATTTTGGAAGAACCCTTCTATTAAATTCGATTTCAACATTGCAGCGTTTTGCAATAGCGGCTGTATTGGCAAGTGCAGCCGGAATGTCATAAAAGAGGGCGGACATGTCGGCAGCCGCTTTCAAATAATGTTCCCTCTCCCCTTTGGCGGGTTCCCCGGAACCCGCCAGTTTCCGGCCGTCTTTTATCGCCTTCAAGCATTGGTATACTGGTGCGTCTTCTTTATTCAAGAATTTCACATCATTGGAGGCGACCGGCTCGACCCCTTCCAATTCGCACAATTCAAGGAGAGCGGAATCGAGCCGCTCTTCCCCATCCCTGCCGTGTCTTTGCAGAGAAAGATATATGTTTGACTGTCCAAAAATATCAATATATGTACGCAGGGCTGCTCTTGACCCTGTTTTATCACCTTGTAAAATAAGCTGTTCTATCTCACCGGCAGGACCTGGCGTAACAGCTATGAGGCCGTTGGCTGCACCGCTGAGCTGCTTAAGGCTTACACTTGGTTTTGCAGCAGTTTGAGCCAGTGTAGACAGCTTCAAAAGCGACCTGTACCCTGTATCATTTTCAGCCAACAGGACGAGCGGCCGGCTCTTATCCGGCTCCATTTCCGATTTGACAGACAGGGTCAAGCCGATAATCGGCTTTATTCCATATTTCCTGCAAAGCTTATAAAAAGGCGCAGCTCCGTACATTACATTTTCATCGGTCAAAGCCAGACTGCTGAAACCTGATTCTGCTGCCTGGCGAACAAGATCTTCAAGTTTACAGGCACTCGAAAGCAGACTGTATACGCTTTTGACGTGCAGGTGTATAAATTCCATACATTTTCACACCTTTAATCGTTTTGTATATCATCTATTATAGTACATTTGTTCGTCATACTAAACAGCGGCTTAAAAAGAACATACAGGAGGGACGTTGTCCATAAACTAGTAGAAGGGGGGGGTTGCTGTGGAAGAACGTTTTATCGCATCACTCATTAATTGTTACTTTATCGCACTCGGGGTCATACTGGGCGGTGCGGTGATCGGCGGAATCGGAGCGTTTATTATCGGGACACAGCCGCCGCTGACCATGATCAGCAGACTTGCCGGGAGCTTGAAAATCTGGGCGATTGTCGCAGCTATCGGCGGTACATTCGATGTCATCAACAACTTTGAAAGAGGGATTTTCGAAGGTGCGACAACAGACATCATCAAGCAAGTCTTGCTTATTATATCCGCAATGGGCGGCGTACAAAGCGGAAGCTTGCTCATCCAGTGGCTGACGCAGGAGCACACAACATGATGAGGGTGCCTGATTATTCACAAGATCCAGGATGGCAGCGGTTCTTTGCGGGGGCGGCTGCAGGAGCCATCGTCAGCTGGGTTATCTTTTTGTTCTTATTCGGTGAAATACAGGAAAAAAACACACAGACGATAATTACCCAGCAATCCAGCATCCGTGAACTGGAGCACCGTATAAACTTATATAATGAGGAAAAAATAAAACTGAATAACGAAAATGAAAAAAAACTGAAGGTCCAGGAATTATCCATCCAATTTTCCAACAGCGAAAAACTGAAACTGGAATTGCTGACCGTCCATCAGCTTAGAGAAGAAGTGGAAGAGCAGCTCCAGGATGTCATCGGCAGGGATATCGAAACGGCTGCCCGTACAAAAGGGCTGATTTACCGTGCAGTTGAAAGCAAAGTTTATAATATAGATGATCAGGAATACAGCTTGAAAATCATCCACAGTTCCCTCTATACTACATTCGAGCTCACTCTTTCGATTAAAAAAAGATGAGGCCGGAAGACCTCACTCCACCAGGATTCCACCTGATAAACCGAAACAGCACCTGCGGAAAAGCTAGCAAATTGTAACATAATCTTCACAAATAACCCTAATTATAATGTCGCAATTTTCAGCCAATTGTTATATACTATACTTGTAAATATATCTTTTTTCATTTAGAGGAGGTGGCTGAACATGGACTATGTTGTTCACAACAAACGGATGGCTGAAGAAAAGCTGCGAAGACTGCAACAAGGCTATTGCGCTTACGTTGAGTCC
Coding sequences:
- the dnaE gene encoding DNA polymerase III subunit alpha codes for the protein MEFIHLHVKSVYSLLSSACKLEDLVRQAAESGFSSLALTDENVMYGAAPFYKLCRKYGIKPIIGLTLSVKSEMEPDKSRPLVLLAENDTGYRSLLKLSTLAQTAAKPSVSLKQLSGAANGLIAVTPGPAGEIEQLILQGDKTGSRAALRTYIDIFGQSNIYLSLQRHGRDGEERLDSALLELCELEGVEPVASNDVKFLNKEDAPVYQCLKAIKDGRKLAGSGEPAKGEREHYLKAAADMSALFYDIPAALANTAAIAKRCNVEIEFNRRVLPKYPVPHNRDPHEYLCSLCETGVKSRYAELTPEIRERLDFELSVIEKMSFSDYFLIVWDFMKYAHERGILTGPGRGSAAGSLVAYALFITNVDPIEHGLLFERFLNPERISMPDIDIDFPDNRRDEMIAYVHRKYGSEHVAQIVTFGTLAARASIRDVGRVMDIDIEEVDALTKLISGRPGTTLKSAYRDSPELQKRLKQSEKLQTMYKLAVKIEGMPRHTSTHAAGVVISDRPLTDVTALQEGHEDILLTQYPMDVLEEIGLLKMDFLGLRNLTLIDNILRQIKRSGQRTVNLNTMPLDDGKTFAMLSRGDTTGVFQLESSGMRSVLQRLKPTHFEDIVAVNALYRPGPMENIPVYINRKHGKETITYPHLDLKPILEKTYGVIVYQEQIMQIASVMAGFSLGEADLLRRAVSKKKRDILNREREHFIQGSVNKGYGKDAAGAIYELIVRFADYGFNRSHAVAYSVIAYQLAYLKANYPVYFIAALLSSVVSNESKIFQYIGEARHKGIEILPPSINKSGIPFLVENQSVRYSLLAVKSVGAAAVREIIEKRNQKPFQDLFDFCVRVSLNRRVIESLIHAGCLDEFGHDRAVLLASLDSAMEYAELAGGEDDQIALFLSEDIIPKPQYVDVPDQPQNQRLAFEKEALGFYLSEHPAEQFRSRLEDRGALTVMQILQGEERRHVKTGGYITAVRTIKTKKGDQMAFLTLTDKTGELEVVAFPNVYGPHVWMLKKEQLLYMEGKTEKRGDRLQFIMQKASLLEELPEAPQAAKAVRKNTLFLKVDREAAADGRLHDVKEILKEYPGQTEVVVYYEEEKKTMKLSDEWKVVPSDACLDRLRRLLGSDNAVLRE
- a CDS encoding YtrH family sporulation protein — its product is MEERFIASLINCYFIALGVILGGAVIGGIGAFIIGTQPPLTMISRLAGSLKIWAIVAAIGGTFDVINNFERGIFEGATTDIIKQVLLIISAMGGVQSGSLLIQWLTQEHTT
- the ytrI gene encoding sporulation membrane protein YtrI, which gives rise to MMRVPDYSQDPGWQRFFAGAAAGAIVSWVIFLFLFGEIQEKNTQTIITQQSSIRELEHRINLYNEEKIKLNNENEKKLKVQELSIQFSNSEKLKLELLTVHQLREEVEEQLQDVIGRDIETAARTKGLIYRAVESKVYNIDDQEYSLKIIHSSLYTTFELTLSIKKR